The window TGGCACGGTTGCTGTTTTTGAAAGGCCGTGCCGATGGCAAAGCCATCTCCTTGTTGGCGAGCAATGCCACCAAAGGTGCCTGTGTTTTGGTGGCTGCGCGCAAATTGCATCAATGGGGCGGCAACGTAAGGTTGGTGCTTTCGCATGAAATTGACGAATATGAAGGCCTTGTGGGTGCGCAACTCGAACGCGCGCGCCGGCAAGGATTGATCATCGTGGAGCCGCCCGCGCTCGGCGGAAACCTCATCATCGATGGTTTGATGGGTTTGCATTGGCCGGGAGACCCTTCTGGGCGTTTGGCTGACCTCATCGAATGGGCCAATCGGCAACTTTCCCCCGTGCTTGCTTTGGAATTGCCCGCCGGGTTGGACGCGGAAACCGGACAGCAGCGGCGTCCCTGCATGCGCGCAAGCGCGACGATGGCTTTGGGCTTGCCCAAAACCGGTGTCGTCAAGGAATCGGCCCGCGCCATGGTGGGGGATATCTATCTTGCCGATGTGGCCATTCCTCAAGCGCTGTATGCCGCTCCCGGATTGGAACTCAAGGTTGGTGCAATTTTCGCGGAATCAGATATTGTTCGGATTCGGTAATTCTGACCTCGACCTCGCCTTGTCAAAATAAAGCCCTTAGCCTACCGGGAGGTGAGGACTCCAGGAGGGTGGGGGGGGGGGGGATGCGAATTTCATCTTAGCCCAAATTTTGCACCCAATTGAATGTGGTCCCCATTTTCATCGGCTTGCCGGAAATCAGGTAGCAGCCGATATATTTCCACGTTCAGGTCCAGCATGTTGTGCCGATGTCCACGGTTACTGATGCCGCCGTCGATCAACAATGCAATCACGGCATCTCTTGGATCGGGTGTTCCACTTCCGCGCAGATTCTCATTCCCGTAGCTCAATTCCGTACATTTTTTGAGAATTCGGTCCCAAGGGGCGCTGCCATCGCTGCCGGTATGGTCGAGGAATCCCCTTTTTTCGCAATCCAGTCCATGCATTTTTGCCGCTTCGTACACGCATTGTTTGGGCTGCAAGATCGACAACGGCCCCATTGAATTCAGCATGGCCATCAATTCCTTTCCCGCGATATAGTCGTCGTGTTCGAGGCCGCTCCAACTTGCCGCTTGTCGTCGTATTGACCGATGATCTGCGCGTAGACCTTTGGGATAGGCCCGGGCAAAGTTGACTTCCAAAACCATTTGTTTCTCTACATCACTCAGGTAGGTCGCGTTTTTGGCGGTGTTGAGGGCCGCAAAGTCCACTTTGGAGGTGTCAACTTTGCCTTCGAATGTAAATGCAACCTTCACGCGGTCACAGCGGTAGCCCCAACTGTACCAATACGTGTCGTTGTTCTTTGAAAACGCGATTCCCAGGTATTTGCAGTTCGGATCCAGAATATTGGTATGGAAATCAGCGACCACGTCCATTGCTTCAAATGCACCGCCAATGCCATGCATGCCGCTCGATTCGCCGCATAAGTCATTGGTGCCCTTGTAGGCGGGATCCAATGTTCCTTTGTCGAGATGTTCGCGACATTGCGCCTCCAATCCGGGATCCCATATCACTTTTTCCAAGGGTGCCGATTCTGCCAATTGCTGCGCAAATGCCGGATTGTGGTCGGCGAGCTCTTTTTGATGCTTTTTGAGAAAACTCCTTGGGTGCCGTTCGCGCCTCATTGATCAATTGGATCACCTCAAGGGTCAAGGGATGCTTCTGTGTGAAAGCCGATTCGACGAATAAAAAGCTGCCAATCAGAAAGAGGAAAATCGTCCGAAGGAAACGCATAAGTGGGGAGTCTTTGGGTATCAAACGGGGCGAATGCGATTGCGTTACAGCGCAGCTGAATTTATTCTGTTCAGTCGCGTTCTTCGTAGCGTTTGCCGGTCCATTCCAAGATGCGGTTTTGATCGACCACGAGTTCGTGGAACCCTTCAGTTTTGGTGGAAAGAACGCCCAAACGCTTGCACGGCGTGCCGTCCCACATGATTTTTCCGTTGCCAAAATTCACGGACCAGCGCATTCGCCCGCGGTCCTTCCAAAACGTTCCCCAGATCAAGTCCATCTTTCCGTCTGCATCGAGGTCAAACTGCATTTTGAGCGTATCGGCTGCGTCGGTTCCTTCGAATGCCAATGCCCGGAGGTCCTTCAGCGCCGCCATTTCCACCATTTGGAATGTCCTCCACTTTGACCAATTCGCCGTCTTGCAACGCAAAACGTTGCTTGTTGCCGGCGATGGCTGTGGAGATCGTCGCTTCCGGCGAATTTTCAATGATCACGGACCATTTGCCGTTCCATTGTTCAAGAACAGGATCACGAAACGATGCCCCCTGTTTCTCGCTGTAATGGTAGCGGCCGTTGCCGCGGTAGGAGACCACAAAATAGGAATTGAGACAACATTGACCGCTGCAGGCAGCGTTGTAACGCAGCAGAATGTCCTGAAAACCATCCCCGTCCAAGTCCTGTTCCGCCATCACCTCCAAGCAACCTGCGTCCGCAGGGGCGATGATTTCCTGCGAACTCCCATCAAAATTTCCGATCAGCGTGATGGGCTGTCCCTCTACTTTCCGAAATTCGAAATTGCCCAAAACAAGCCGTGAGGTGTCAGGGGCAGAAGCTTCGAAGAATTCAAAGCTGTCTTCCAATTCGTCGTGTTTGCCCAAATCATCCGCGCCAGAAGTATTGGGTTGGCTTTTGGCGCATCCCGACGACAATACAAAGACGATCCAACAAAGTTGGACGCCGCGTTGCCAATTGGGATAAACCTCAGGGAATGTCATATTTCAAGTCGGATACAAATGCGTTTTTGCAATTCCAATCCATGTCAAAGGTAATTGATTTCGAGCGAGAAGGGAAGAGGACACGTTTGTCTTTGCGGCCCTTTGCGACTTTGCGGTTTTCCGTGTACCCCCCCGATTAAACCGCAGAGGACGCAAAGGGCCGCAAAGGGATGGAAATGCCTTATCGTCACTCAGAGCGAAGCGATGAGTCTACCTTAGCAGAAACACCCGATGCTCACAGGCAAAAGGTGTTACCAAACGGTAGATGCTTCGCTTCGCTCTGCATGACAATAGAGGGGATAATCATCACAACTTACCGACATTCAACAAAATCCCTCACTTCCCCTTCCCGACAAAATGTGGCACAAATCCGCCTTGGATGCAACCGGGAATGGGAATCAGGTTGTCACCCTTGATGTCGCAGCCTGCGATCTCGGTCAAGCCTTTGTACCAGGACTTTGTGTACTTCTTGTCAAGTTTGTCGAGTTCGACAAGCAGGTGAAATCCGCCGCGGGTCTTGAGGACGGTGACGCAATCGAGGTTCACATGCTGCCCAGCCTCCGCCAAGACGGAGTCCAATTCCACATGGTCATAATCCAGGTCAAAATACACCTTGCGCGCGCAAGCCTTCTGAATCTCGCTCATGACCTCCTGATGCGGATTGTAGCCGGTATAATCCTGCGTGATCAATTGCGCGAATTTGATCAAGGATGCTTTGGTCGCATCAAGCAAGCTCCGCGGATTCGGATTGATGTACAAGGCCAAGGCCTCCACAGGAATTGCAGTCCCCTTGCTTGTATAGGATCCCACCGCGCATTCCAATTGTTTGATCTTGGAAAACAGCATATCCTTTTCCGCAGTAAACCGCTTCAATTGCGCCTTGTCGGATTTCAAAACCCCCGGCGCGCAGTATTTGCTGCGGGCGAGCAAGGTCACATAATAAACCTCGCCCTTCTTGAGATTGGGCAGCCAATCGATGAAGGCCCGCAAACGGGATTCATCTTGTATGATTTTGTAGTTCATGATGCCTCCTTACAACGCCCCGCGAATGATCTCATCCACCACCAACGGATCCAACAGCGTCGAGGTATCGCCCAAGGACTCCGTTTCGCCTTCGGCCACCTTGCGCAAAATGCGCCGCATGATCTTCCCTGAACGCGTTTTCGGCAAGCCATGGACGAATTGGATCTTCTCCGGTTTGGCGATTTTTCCGATTTCCCTCACGACGGTCTCGATGATTTCGCCACGTGTAAGCTCTTGGTCGTCAGGGAATTGTTTGCAGATCACGAAGGCGTAAATGCCTTGGCCCTTGATCGGATGCGGATAACCCACGACGGCTGATTCGACGACATGGGAATCCAGATTGATGGCGTTTTCGATTTCGGCGGTGCCAAGGCGGTGTCCTGAGACATTGATCACGTCGTCGACGCGGCCAATGATGCGGTACATGCCATCTTCATCGCGACGCGCACTGTCGCCCGTGAAATAGTGGCCCTTGAACGCACTGAAATAGGTATTGTAACAACGAACATGGTCGCCGTAAGTCGTGCGCAAAATGGAAGGCCAAGGGAACTTGACGGTCAAATAACCTTCGACGCCATTCTCCAGGATTTCCTTGCCCTCGCCATCCAACAAACAGGGTTGAATGCCCGGCAGCGGCAACCCGGCAAACGAAGGCTTCATCGGATGGTGCCCGCCCATTCCGGAGATCATCACGCCGCCGGTCTCGGTCTGCCACCAAGTATCGACGATCGGGCAACGCTCCTTGCCGACGTGAACATTGTACCAATTCCAAGCCTCGACATTGATCGGTTCGCCGACCGTGCCGAGGAGCCGCAACGAATCGAGGCTGTAGCTCAAAACGTGATCAAGCGGCAAAGCCATCAAGGCGCGGATCGCTGTCGGCGCCGTGTAGAAAATCGTCACGCCATGCTTGTCAATCACCTGCCAGAATCTTCCCGGATCGGGATGGGTTGGAATGCCCTCAAACATGACCGTCGTCGCGCCGCAAAGCAGCGGTCCGTAGGTGATATAACTATGTCCCGTGACCCAGCCGATGTCGGCAGTGCACCAGAAAACATCGTTTTCAGCGTATTGGAAGACGTTTTGGAAGGTATAGCCCGCATAGACCATGTAGCCGCCGCAGGTGTGGACGACGCCCTTGGGTTTGCCCGTGGAGCCGCTTGTGTAAAGGATGAAGAGCAGATCCTCGGCATCCATTTCCTCAGCGGGACAGTCGTCGCCGACATGTTGGAGTTCGTCATGGAGCCAAACATCGCGGCCGGCCTCCATGTGAGGTGTCCAGCCGCAGCGGTCCACCACAATGACGCGTTCGACGGTCGGGCAATGTGCGATGGCATCATCCACGACGCGCTTTGCGGGCGTCTGCTTAGCCCCGCGGGCGATGCCGTCGCTCGTGAGCACGACCTTGCAGGCAGCATCTTGTATGCGATCCGCCAAGGAATTTGCCGAGAATCCGGCGAAGACGACCGAATGCACCGCGCCGATACGGGCGCAGGCGAGGACCGAGATCATGAGCTCGGGGATCATCGGCATGTAGAGGCAGACGCGGTCGCCTTTTTGCACGCCGTTGCGCTTCAGGACGTTGGCCATGCGGCAGACTTGTGCATGGAGTTCCTTGTAAGTGAAGTGTTTGGCTTTTTCGGTGATGTCGTTGGGTTCCCAGATCAAGGCAACCTGATTGCCGCGCGTGGCGAGGTGCCGGTCGAGGCAATTTTCCGTGATGTTGAGCTTGGCATTGGTGAACCATTTCACATCCGGCCCTTCAAAAGTCCAATCGAGCACCTTGTCCCAAGGTTTGCGCCAGTCAAAATGGCCCGCGACATCGCCCCAAAATCCCTCAGGATCAGCGACACTGCGTTGGTAGGCCGATTGGTATTCCTCGAATGAATTGATCTTGAAACTCATCTTTACATCAAATTAGGGGGAGAAATTAATGAATTTATGGCATTCGAAGGGGGAGAATTCAAATTTTGGGGAGAAAGGTGGGTTTCAATCATAGATTCGTAAAAATCTTTATATG is drawn from Bacteroidota bacterium and contains these coding sequences:
- the acs gene encoding acetate--CoA ligase, coding for MSFKINSFEEYQSAYQRSVADPEGFWGDVAGHFDWRKPWDKVLDWTFEGPDVKWFTNAKLNITENCLDRHLATRGNQVALIWEPNDITEKAKHFTYKELHAQVCRMANVLKRNGVQKGDRVCLYMPMIPELMISVLACARIGAVHSVVFAGFSANSLADRIQDAACKVVLTSDGIARGAKQTPAKRVVDDAIAHCPTVERVIVVDRCGWTPHMEAGRDVWLHDELQHVGDDCPAEEMDAEDLLFILYTSGSTGKPKGVVHTCGGYMVYAGYTFQNVFQYAENDVFWCTADIGWVTGHSYITYGPLLCGATTVMFEGIPTHPDPGRFWQVIDKHGVTIFYTAPTAIRALMALPLDHVLSYSLDSLRLLGTVGEPINVEAWNWYNVHVGKERCPIVDTWWQTETGGVMISGMGGHHPMKPSFAGLPLPGIQPCLLDGEGKEILENGVEGYLTVKFPWPSILRTTYGDHVRCYNTYFSAFKGHYFTGDSARRDEDGMYRIIGRVDDVINVSGHRLGTAEIENAINLDSHVVESAVVGYPHPIKGQGIYAFVICKQFPDDQELTRGEIIETVVREIGKIAKPEKIQFVHGLPKTRSGKIMRRILRKVAEGETESLGDTSTLLDPLVVDEIIRGAL
- a CDS encoding NAD(P)H-hydrate epimerase; translated protein: MLRELPKPLVNVPSISAVQMLEVERLMVSEYLLDPMQTMELAGRHLAHLARLLFLKGRADGKAISLLASNATKGACVLVAARKLHQWGGNVRLVLSHEIDEYEGLVGAQLERARRQGLIIVEPPALGGNLIIDGLMGLHWPGDPSGRLADLIEWANRQLSPVLALELPAGLDAETGQQRRPCMRASATMALGLPKTGVVKESARAMVGDIYLADVAIPQALYAAPGLELKVGAIFAESDIVRIR